In Triticum aestivum cultivar Chinese Spring chromosome 5B, IWGSC CS RefSeq v2.1, whole genome shotgun sequence, the following proteins share a genomic window:
- the LOC123115820 gene encoding uncharacterized protein, with the protein MADLDLSTPLLSAMDLAEESNVSAAFPLLVLEPPPDSDRSSYKVFSLPDQKLEDVTPFVSSNKAFLETPQGWVLVLSSSDSSSEDAGTHLLNPKDGSRIELPTLKDDEVPWTCRCVLSNVVVAPGCSVLVFDHASPVMWFCRVGQDLRWSRHGYDIGCLDIAGSPPTKRHFVDVAAVNGRFFFCESNDSLGTLDFHANDASEKPEVRLGAIAVPCVHVPTGFTATYVVESCNDLFLVHIAFHGLCVDRPGELRVYRMDFSEPPAWRKTDCIGDRAFILGKSNFAASCSASGCGLKPNCVYWLNCLSSENSDLHVFGLKDGSSEIVKQFENVVGLRKSWWIVPVVS; encoded by the coding sequence ATGGCTGACTTGGACTTGTCTACGCCTCTGTTGTCAGCGATGGATTTGGCCGAGGAGTCCAACGTGTCCGCGGCTTTCCCGCTGCTGGTGCTTGAGCCGCCGCCAGATTCAGATCGTTCGTCGTACAAGGTCTTCAGCTTGCCGGACCAGAAGCTTGAAGATGTCACTCCGTTCGTGTCGAGCAACAAAGCATTCTTGGAGACGCCGCAGGGCTGGGTATTGGTCCTGAGCTCCTCCGATTCCTCGTCAGAAGACGCAGGGACCCATCTCCTGAACCCTAAAGACGGATCAAGAATCGAGCTTCCGACTCTCAAAGACGACGAGGTCCCATGGACGTGCAGGTGCGTCTTGTCCAACGTCGTGGTAGCGCCTGGCTGCAGCGTCCTAGTCTTCGACCATGCGAGCCCGGTGATGTGGTTCTGCCGCGTCGGCCAGGATCTCCGGTGGTCGCGCCACGGCTACGACATTGGCTGCTTGGACATCGCGGGCTCTCCTCCCACAAAGAGACACTTCGTCGACGTTGCCGCCGTTAATGGGAGGTTCTTCTTCTGCGAGTCCAATGACTCTCTCGGCACGCTCGACTTCCACGCCAACGACGCCTCGGAGAAGCCGGAGGTGCGGCTGGGCGCCATCGCCGTGCCCTGCGTCCACGTCCCGACGGGCTTTACGGCCACGTACGTCGTCGAGTCCTGCAACGACCTGTTCCTCGTCCATATCGCCTTCCACGGATTATGCGTCGACCGACCAGGGGAGCTCCGCGTCTATCGGATGGATTTCTCGGAGCCGCCGGCTTGGCGCAAGACGGACTGCATCGGGGATCGGGCTTTCATCCTCGGTAAATCCAATTTTGCAGCGTCCTGCTCTGCCAGCGGATGTGGACTCAAGCCCAACTGCGTCTACTGGTTGAATTGCCTCAGCTCAGAGAACAGTGATCTGCATGTCTTCGGCCTGAAGGACGGCTCATCAGAAATTGTCAAGCAGTTTGAGAATGTCGTGGGTCTCCGGAAATCCTGGTGGATCGTCCCTGTCGTTTCATAG